In a genomic window of Mycolicibacillus parakoreensis:
- a CDS encoding HAD family hydrolase: protein MTLPALIASDVDGTLLADDETISARTRAAIHAAVAGGTRFILATGRPPRWVAPVVDQLGFAPTSVCANGAVLYDPATDRVLAAHTLSVEVLAELAALATRVIPGAGLAVERIGVRAHDAATPNFVSAPGYEHAWLNPDHTEVSLADLLSAPAIKLLIRKPGARSAEMAAALGAYPEFAGDITYSTDNGLIEVVPPGISKATGIAAVIRPLGLLAEDVLAFGDMPNDVPMLRQSGHGVAMGNAHAEAVAAADEVTTANNDDGLARVLERWWL from the coding sequence ATGACGCTGCCGGCGTTGATCGCCAGCGATGTGGACGGCACCCTGCTGGCCGACGACGAGACGATCAGTGCCCGCACCCGGGCGGCGATCCACGCCGCGGTGGCCGGCGGGACCCGCTTCATCCTGGCCACCGGGCGCCCGCCGCGCTGGGTGGCGCCGGTCGTCGACCAACTCGGCTTCGCCCCGACGTCGGTCTGCGCCAACGGGGCGGTGCTCTACGACCCGGCGACCGACCGGGTGCTGGCCGCCCACACCCTCTCCGTCGAGGTGCTCGCCGAGCTCGCCGCGCTGGCCACCCGGGTGATCCCGGGGGCCGGGCTGGCGGTGGAGCGCATCGGCGTGCGCGCCCACGACGCCGCCACCCCCAATTTCGTCAGCGCGCCCGGCTACGAGCACGCCTGGCTCAACCCCGACCACACCGAGGTCTCGCTGGCCGACCTGCTCAGCGCCCCGGCGATCAAGCTGCTGATCCGCAAGCCCGGGGCCCGCAGCGCGGAGATGGCGGCGGCGTTGGGCGCCTATCCCGAGTTCGCCGGCGACATCACCTATTCCACCGACAACGGGCTGATCGAGGTGGTGCCGCCGGGGATCAGCAAGGCCACCGGGATCGCCGCGGTCATCCGGCCGCTGGGGCTGCTCGCCGAGGATGTGCTGGCGTTCGGCGACATGCCCAACGATGTCCCGATGCTGCGGCAGTCCGGCCACGGGGTGGCGATGGGCAACGCCCACGCGGAGGCCGTCGCCGCCGCCGACGAGGTGACCACCGCCAACAACGACGACGGGCTGGCCCGGGTGCTGGAACGCTGGTGGCTGTGA
- a CDS encoding IS110 family RNA-guided transposase: MTSLTEIVDVVIGVDTHVETHTAAAVHARTGAVVDQITVETTVDGYQQLLEFADQHAQLRAWAIEGTGGHGAGLTRALAVREEVVIELDRPERAQRRYGAKSDPLDAIRAAREAISRQELGTPRAAGDRQALSVLLAARRSAVDGYTVAMRQLFSLVIAAPEQLRNVLRARPLPEVVNIAAKLRTRASWNTETATTATVLKTLARRVKALQLEAAEHEKQILHIVKAWRPDLLAQLGVGPIVAATMLCAWSHPGRVRSEAAFAMLAGVAPIPANSGQVTTRYRLNRHGDRQLNRALHTVVLSRQRYDDPTKTYTARRTAEGKTPREIRRCLKRYIARDFYRLLEHPQTA; this comes from the coding sequence ATGACCAGTCTGACGGAAATCGTGGATGTCGTCATCGGAGTCGACACGCACGTCGAAACACACACCGCCGCCGCAGTGCACGCGAGAACCGGCGCAGTAGTCGATCAGATCACCGTCGAGACCACCGTCGACGGCTACCAGCAGCTACTGGAGTTCGCTGATCAGCACGCGCAGCTGCGGGCCTGGGCGATTGAAGGCACCGGCGGTCACGGCGCTGGCCTGACCCGAGCACTCGCGGTGCGTGAGGAGGTGGTGATCGAACTCGACCGGCCCGAGCGAGCGCAGCGCAGATACGGCGCAAAGTCGGATCCACTCGATGCGATTCGCGCCGCCCGCGAAGCGATCTCCCGCCAGGAACTGGGAACACCCCGCGCGGCAGGAGACCGGCAAGCACTGTCGGTCCTGCTCGCAGCCCGCCGCTCCGCCGTCGACGGCTACACCGTGGCGATGCGGCAACTGTTCAGCCTGGTTATCGCTGCCCCTGAACAGCTCCGCAACGTACTACGCGCACGGCCCCTACCGGAGGTAGTGAACATCGCCGCGAAGCTCCGCACCCGCGCCAGTTGGAACACCGAAACCGCCACCACCGCAACCGTGCTCAAGACACTCGCACGTCGCGTGAAGGCCCTGCAACTCGAAGCCGCCGAGCACGAAAAGCAGATCCTGCACATCGTCAAGGCCTGGCGACCGGACCTGCTCGCCCAGCTCGGCGTCGGTCCGATCGTCGCGGCGACAATGCTGTGCGCATGGTCGCACCCCGGCAGGGTCCGCTCCGAGGCGGCGTTCGCGATGCTCGCCGGTGTTGCGCCGATCCCTGCCAACAGCGGGCAGGTCACCACCCGCTATCGGCTCAACCGGCACGGCGATCGACAGCTCAACCGCGCCCTGCACACCGTCGTACTCTCCCGGCAGCGCTACGACGACCCGACCAAGACCTACACCGCCCGACGCACCGCCGAAGGAAAGACCCCACGCGAGATCAGACGCTGCCTCAAGCGCTACATCGCCCGCGACTTCTATCGCCTACTCGAGCACCCTCAGACTGCTTGA